TTGCGAGAGGAGGCTAATTAATAATGGCAAGATCATTAAAAAAAGGACCTTTTTGTGACCATCATTTAATGGCTAAAGTTGAAGAAGCAGTTGCTTCAGGAAACAATAAAGCTGTTATAAAAACTTGGTCAAGAAGATCTACAATATTCCCAAATTTTATAGGAATAACATTTGGAGTATATAACGGAAAAAAACATATACCAGTTCATGTTACTGAACAAATGGTAGGACATAAATTAGGAGAATTTGCACCAACTAGAACATATCATGGACATGGTGTAGATAAAAAGAAAAAATAATAACTTAGTATTGAGAAAAAGGAGGATGGACTAGTGGAAGCTAAAGCAATAACTAGATTCGTAAGACTATCTCCTAGAAAAGCTAGATTAGTAGCTGACTTAGTGAGAGGTAAATCAGCACTAGAAGCATTAGATATTCTAGAGTTTACAAATAAAAAAGCCGCTAGAGTTATAAAGAAAACTTTGTCGTCTGCAATAGCAAATGCGACAAACAATTTCAAAATGGATGAAGATAAATTAGTAGTGTCAACTATAATGATAAATCAAGGGCCAGTTTTAAAAAGAGTTATGCCAAGAGCAATGGGTAGAGCGGATATCATAAGAAAGCCAACAGCTCATATTACAGTGGCAGTAACTGAAGAATAAGATTAAGGAGGTAAAACTGTGGGACAAAAAGTAGACCCTAGAGGACTTAGAGTTGGAATAACAAGAACTTGGGACTCTAATTGGTATGCAGATAAAAAAGAGTATGTAAAATACTTCCATGAAGATGTGCAAATAAAAGAATTTATAAAGAAAAACTACTTCCATACAGGAATTTCGAAGGTAAGAATTGAAAGAACATCTCCTTCACAAGTAGTTGTTTATATACATACTGGAAAAGCAGGATTAATAATTGGAAGAAAAGGTGCTGAAATTGATGCATTAAGAGTTAAATTAGAAAAATTAACAGCTAAGAAAGTAACTGTAAAAGTTCAAGAAATAAAAGACTTAAACAGTGATGCAGTATTAGTTGCTGAATCAATAGCAGCTCAAATAGAAAAAAGAATTGCTTACAAAAAAGCAATGACTCAAGCTATTTCAAGAACAATGAAATCAGCAGATGTTAAAGGAATAAAAGTAATGATTTCAGGAAGATTAAATGGTGCTGAAATTGCTAGATCTGAATGGGCAGTTGAAGGAAAAGTTCCTTTACATACATTAAGAGCAGATATAGATTATGCAGTAGCAACAGCTCATACAACTTATGGAGCTTTAGGAATTAAAGTATGGATATTCCATGGGGAAGTTCTTCCTAGTAAGAAGGAAGGAGGGGAAGCTTAATTATGTTAATGCCAAAAAGAACAAAACACAGAAAAATGTTCAGAGGTAGAATGAAAGGTGAAGCTCATAAAGGTAATTATGTTGCTTTTGGAGATTGGGGATTACAAGCCTTAGAACCATCTTGGATAACAAATAGACAAATAGAATCTTGTCGGGTTGCTATCAACAGAACATTCAAAAGAGAAGGGAAAACATATATAAGAATATTCCCTGATAAACCTATTACAGCAAGACCTGCTGGAGTGAGAATGGGTAAAGGTAAAGGTAACGTTGAAGGTTGGGTATCAGTAGTAAAACCTGGAAGAATCTTATTCGAAGTTTCTGGTGTAACTGATGAAAAAGCAGCAGCAGCTTTAAGAAAGGCAGCTATGAAATTACCAATTAGATGTAAAATTGTTAAAAAAGAAGAAAATGGTGGTGAAAACTAATGAGAGCTAAAGAAATAAGAGAAATGACTAGTGAAGACCTAGTTGTTAAGTGTAAAGAGCTAAAAGAAGAATTATTCAACTTGAAGTTCCAACTTTCATTAGGTCAACTAACAAATACAGCAAAAATAAGAGAAGTTAGAAGAGAGATCGCAAGAATTAACACAATCTTAAATGAAAGATAATTGTGTTATGCCTAGATAATTGATTCTTTAAAATAGTAAAGAGGAGGTTAATATCTTGAGAAACGAAAGAAAAGTAAGAGAAGGAATAGTTGTTTCTGATAAAATGCAAAAAACTATAGTTGTTGCAATTGAAACAATGATACTTCATCCTATATACAAAAAAAGAGTAAAAAGAACTACTAAGTTCAAAGCTCATGATGAAGAAAATGTAGCTCAAATAGGAGATAAAGTAAGAATTATGGAAACTAGACCTTTATCTAAGGATAAAAATTGGAGACTAGTAGAAATCATAGAAAAAGCGAAATAATCACATATAGTGAGAGGAGGATATTTTAATGGTACAACAACAAACTATCCTTAATGTTGCTGATAACTCAGGGGCTAAAAAACTTATGGTAATAAGAGTTTTAGGCGGATCAAAAAAGAGATTCGGTAGAATTGGTGACATTGTTGTGGCATCAGTTAAAGAAGCTATCCCTGGTGGTAACGTTAAAAAGGGAGATGTAGTAAAAGCTGTTATAGTAAGAACAAAAAAAGAAACTAGAAGAGAAGATGGTTCATATATAAAATTTGATGACAATGCAGGAGTTGTAATCAACAATAACAACGAACCAAAAGCAACAAGAATATTTGGACCTGTTGCAAGAGAATTAAGAGCAAGAAACTTCATGAAAATCTTATCTCTAGCAATAGAAGTTATATAATGAGAGAGGAGGCTTATAAGAACAATGGCTAAACCTAAAATTAAGTTTGTACCTGATTCATTACATGTAAAATCTGGAGATACAGTTTATGTAATATCAGGAAAAGATAAAGGTAAAACAGGTAAAGTTATAAAAGTTTTCCCTAAAAAAGGAAAAGTAGTAGTAGAAGGAATAAATATAGTAACTAAACATTTAAAGCCATCTCAAGTAAACCCACAAGGTGGAGTTGTGCAAAGAGAAGCTGCAATCTTCTCATCAAAAGTGATGTTGTTTGATGCAAAAGCTGGAAAACCAACAAGAGTTAGACACGAAGTTAGAGATGGAAAAAAAGTAAGAGTTTCAGTTAAATCTGGAGAAATATTATAAGAAAGGAGGAAAACATAAGTGACTAAATATGTTTCTAGATACCACAAATTTTATGATGAAGTAGTGGTTCCTAAATTAATGAAAGAATTAGAAATAAAAAATATTATGGATTGTCCTAAATTAGAGAAGATAATCGTTAATATGGGAGTTGGAGAAGCAACTCAAAACTCTAAGTTAATGGATGCAGCTATGGCTGATTTAACTATAATAACTGGACAAAAACCATTATTAAGAAAAGCTAAAAAGTCTGAAGCTGGTTTCAAATTAAGAGAAGGAATGCCTATTGGAGCAAAAGTAACATTAAGAAAAGAAAGAATGTATGATTTCTTAGACAGACTAGTAAATGTTGTACTTCCAAGAGTAAGAGACTTTGAAGGAGTTCCTAGCAACTCATTCGATGGAAGAGGAAACTATTCACTAGGATTAAGAGACCAATTAGTATTTCCTGAAATAGATTTCGATAAAGTAGAAAAACTTTTAGGAATGTCTATCACTATGGTTTCTTCTGCAAAAACAGATGAAGAAGGAAGAGCATTACTTAAGGCTTTTGGAATGCCTTTCAAAAAGTAATTGTAGGGAGGTTAGAGTAGATGGCGAAAAAGTCAATGATCGCAAGAGATGTTAAAAGAGCAGAACTTGTTGACAAATATGCTGAAAAAAGAGCTGAATTAAAGAAAAGAGTAGCTGCTGGAGATATGGAAGCTATGTATGAATTAAATAAACTTCCAAAAGATTCTTCTGCTGTTAGAAAAAGAAATAGATGTCAATTAGATGGAAGACCAAGAGGATATATGAGAGAATTCGGAATATCAAGAGTTAAGTTTAGACAACTTGCAGGTGCTGGAGAAATCCCTGGTGTAAAAAAATCATCTTGGTAATTAAATCAAAGGAAGGAGGACTTAAATAGATGTATTTAACAGATCCAATTGCTGATATGTTAACAAGAGTTAGAAATGCTAATGCAGTTATGCATGAAAAAGTAGATGTACCTCACTCAAAGATGAAAGAAAGAATAGCTGAAATCTTAAAGGAACAAGGTTACATTTCTAATTATAAAATTGTTACTGAAGAAGGAAATAAAAAGAATATAAGAGTATATTTAAAATATGCTGGTAAAGAAAGAGTTATAAAAGGATTAAAAAGAATATCTAAACCTGGAAGAAGAGTTTATTCTTCTGTAGAAGATATGCCTAGAGTTTTATCTGGTCTAGGAATAGCAATAGTTTCAACTTCTAAAGGAATTGTAACTGATAAAGTTGCTAGAGCAGAAAAAGTAGGTGGAGAAATCCTTGCATTTGTATGGTAATAAAAACTTAGGAGGTGTCCATTAATGTCAAGAGTAGGTAAAAAACCTATCGTTGTGCCTTCTGGAGTTGAATTTACAGTAAAAGAAAATGTAGTTACTGTAAAAGGACCTAAAGGTACATTAACAAAAGAATTTAACAAAGATTTAACTATAAAATTAGAAGATGGTCATGTAGTTGTTGAAAGACCAAATGATGAACCATTTGTTAGAGCAATACATGGAACTACTAGAGCTTTAATCAATAATATGGTTAAAGGAGTTTCTGAAGGATACAGAAAAACTCTTACTCTAGTTGGGGTTGGATATAGAGCAGCAGCTAAAGGAAAAGGATTAGAAATATCTTTAGGATATTCTCATCCAGTTATAATCGACGAAATTCCTGGAATTACTTTTACAGTTGAAAAAAATACAACAATATATGTAGATGGAATTGAAAAAGAATTAGTTGGTCAAGTTGCAGCAAATATAAGAGCTAAGAGACCACCTGAACCATATAAAGGTAAAGGGGTTAAATA
Above is a window of Fusobacterium massiliense DNA encoding:
- the rplE gene encoding 50S ribosomal protein L5 — protein: MTKYVSRYHKFYDEVVVPKLMKELEIKNIMDCPKLEKIIVNMGVGEATQNSKLMDAAMADLTIITGQKPLLRKAKKSEAGFKLREGMPIGAKVTLRKERMYDFLDRLVNVVLPRVRDFEGVPSNSFDGRGNYSLGLRDQLVFPEIDFDKVEKLLGMSITMVSSAKTDEEGRALLKAFGMPFKK
- the rpsC gene encoding 30S ribosomal protein S3 translates to MGQKVDPRGLRVGITRTWDSNWYADKKEYVKYFHEDVQIKEFIKKNYFHTGISKVRIERTSPSQVVVYIHTGKAGLIIGRKGAEIDALRVKLEKLTAKKVTVKVQEIKDLNSDAVLVAESIAAQIEKRIAYKKAMTQAISRTMKSADVKGIKVMISGRLNGAEIARSEWAVEGKVPLHTLRADIDYAVATAHTTYGALGIKVWIFHGEVLPSKKEGGEA
- the rplX gene encoding 50S ribosomal protein L24; translated protein: MAKPKIKFVPDSLHVKSGDTVYVISGKDKGKTGKVIKVFPKKGKVVVEGINIVTKHLKPSQVNPQGGVVQREAAIFSSKVMLFDAKAGKPTRVRHEVRDGKKVRVSVKSGEIL
- the rpsQ gene encoding 30S ribosomal protein S17; its protein translation is MRNERKVREGIVVSDKMQKTIVVAIETMILHPIYKKRVKRTTKFKAHDEENVAQIGDKVRIMETRPLSKDKNWRLVEIIEKAK
- the rpsS gene encoding 30S ribosomal protein S19 codes for the protein MARSLKKGPFCDHHLMAKVEEAVASGNNKAVIKTWSRRSTIFPNFIGITFGVYNGKKHIPVHVTEQMVGHKLGEFAPTRTYHGHGVDKKKK
- the rplV gene encoding 50S ribosomal protein L22 — protein: MEAKAITRFVRLSPRKARLVADLVRGKSALEALDILEFTNKKAARVIKKTLSSAIANATNNFKMDEDKLVVSTIMINQGPVLKRVMPRAMGRADIIRKPTAHITVAVTEE
- the rplN gene encoding 50S ribosomal protein L14 encodes the protein MVQQQTILNVADNSGAKKLMVIRVLGGSKKRFGRIGDIVVASVKEAIPGGNVKKGDVVKAVIVRTKKETRREDGSYIKFDDNAGVVINNNNEPKATRIFGPVARELRARNFMKILSLAIEVI
- the rplP gene encoding 50S ribosomal protein L16, which encodes MLMPKRTKHRKMFRGRMKGEAHKGNYVAFGDWGLQALEPSWITNRQIESCRVAINRTFKREGKTYIRIFPDKPITARPAGVRMGKGKGNVEGWVSVVKPGRILFEVSGVTDEKAAAALRKAAMKLPIRCKIVKKEENGGEN
- the rpmC gene encoding 50S ribosomal protein L29, with protein sequence MRAKEIREMTSEDLVVKCKELKEELFNLKFQLSLGQLTNTAKIREVRREIARINTILNER
- the rplF gene encoding 50S ribosomal protein L6 — encoded protein: MSRVGKKPIVVPSGVEFTVKENVVTVKGPKGTLTKEFNKDLTIKLEDGHVVVERPNDEPFVRAIHGTTRALINNMVKGVSEGYRKTLTLVGVGYRAAAKGKGLEISLGYSHPVIIDEIPGITFTVEKNTTIYVDGIEKELVGQVAANIRAKRPPEPYKGKGVKYAEEHIRRKEGKKS
- the rpsN gene encoding 30S ribosomal protein S14 — its product is MAKKSMIARDVKRAELVDKYAEKRAELKKRVAAGDMEAMYELNKLPKDSSAVRKRNRCQLDGRPRGYMREFGISRVKFRQLAGAGEIPGVKKSSW
- the rpsH gene encoding 30S ribosomal protein S8, producing the protein MYLTDPIADMLTRVRNANAVMHEKVDVPHSKMKERIAEILKEQGYISNYKIVTEEGNKKNIRVYLKYAGKERVIKGLKRISKPGRRVYSSVEDMPRVLSGLGIAIVSTSKGIVTDKVARAEKVGGEILAFVW